The following coding sequences are from one Paraburkholderia caballeronis window:
- a CDS encoding sugar ABC transporter ATP-binding protein, with the protein MGDVPRIVPQGLAPVVEAVGVTKRFGSTAALRDVSLRVTAGESHALVGRNGAGKSTLVSILTGLRRPDEGVVKFGGEAAPSIADRDAWRERVACVYQHSTIIRDLSVAENLFINRQPRRRGVIDWPAMRRDARALLDHWRIDVREDARAGDLTVEARQLVEIARALSYGARFIILDEPTAQLDGEEIKRLFRRIDELQRDGVTFLFISHHLQEVYEICQAVTVLRDARHIVSAPVSELPRERLIEAMTGERGGLNVADAAAREPLPADAPLALDVRGLAGHDYHDVSFALKRGEVVGLTGATSSGRTSVGEAIAGLDTPRAGEVRVDGRALRLGDVKAALANGIGCVPKDRHHEGLVLSQSVAENASMTIVRLLGRFGIAPPAKKNAFGRRMIDALGIVAQGPEHVVSGLSGGNQQKVVMARALASDPDVLVLIDPTAGVDVKSKEALLSVVDRVRDEGKAVLVVSSELDDLRTCDRVLVMFRGRVVAEFPAGWQDHELIASVEGVDLHEA; encoded by the coding sequence GTGGGGGACGTTCCCCGGATCGTTCCGCAGGGGCTTGCCCCCGTCGTCGAAGCGGTCGGCGTCACGAAGCGTTTCGGCTCGACCGCCGCGCTGCGCGACGTCAGCCTGCGCGTGACGGCCGGCGAGTCGCACGCGCTCGTCGGCCGCAACGGCGCGGGCAAGTCCACGCTCGTGTCGATCCTCACCGGGTTGCGCCGTCCGGACGAGGGCGTCGTGAAGTTCGGCGGCGAGGCCGCGCCGTCGATCGCGGACCGCGACGCATGGCGCGAGCGCGTTGCGTGCGTGTATCAGCACTCGACGATCATCCGCGACCTGAGCGTGGCCGAGAACCTGTTCATCAACCGTCAGCCGCGCCGGCGCGGCGTGATCGACTGGCCGGCGATGCGCCGCGACGCGCGCGCGTTGCTCGACCACTGGCGCATCGACGTGCGCGAGGACGCGCGCGCCGGCGACCTGACCGTCGAGGCGCGGCAACTGGTCGAGATCGCGCGGGCGCTGTCGTACGGCGCGCGTTTCATCATCCTCGACGAGCCGACCGCGCAACTCGACGGCGAGGAAATCAAGCGGCTCTTTCGCCGTATCGACGAACTGCAACGCGACGGCGTCACGTTCCTGTTCATCTCGCACCACTTGCAGGAGGTGTACGAGATCTGCCAGGCGGTGACGGTGCTGCGCGACGCGCGCCACATCGTCAGCGCGCCGGTTTCGGAATTGCCGCGCGAGCGGCTGATCGAGGCGATGACCGGCGAGCGCGGCGGCCTGAACGTTGCCGACGCGGCCGCGCGCGAACCGCTGCCCGCCGACGCGCCGCTCGCGCTCGACGTGCGCGGCCTCGCGGGCCACGATTATCACGACGTGTCGTTCGCGCTGAAGCGCGGCGAGGTCGTCGGGCTGACGGGCGCGACGAGCAGCGGCCGCACGAGCGTCGGCGAGGCGATCGCCGGCCTCGACACGCCGCGCGCCGGAGAAGTCCGCGTGGACGGCCGTGCATTGAGGCTTGGCGACGTGAAGGCCGCGCTCGCGAACGGCATCGGCTGCGTGCCGAAGGACCGCCATCACGAAGGGCTGGTGCTGTCGCAGTCGGTCGCGGAGAACGCGTCGATGACGATCGTGCGCCTGCTCGGCCGCTTCGGCATCGCGCCGCCCGCGAAGAAAAACGCGTTCGGCCGCAGGATGATCGACGCGCTCGGCATCGTCGCGCAGGGACCGGAGCATGTGGTGTCCGGGCTGTCGGGCGGCAACCAGCAGAAGGTCGTGATGGCGCGCGCGCTGGCGAGCGATCCGGACGTGCTGGTGCTGATCGACCCGACCGCCGGCGTGGACGTGAAATCGAAGGAGGCGCTGCTGTCCGTGGTGGACCGCGTGCGCGACGAAGGCAAGGCGGTGCTGGTCGTGTCGAGCGAACTCGACGACCTGCGCACCTGCGACCGCGTGCTCGTGATGTTCCGCGGGCGCGTCGTCGCCGAATTTCCGGCCGGCTGGCAGGATCACGAACTGATTGCATCCGTTGAAGGAGTCGATCTCCATGAAGCCTAG
- a CDS encoding sugar ABC transporter substrate-binding protein, which produces MAFASGPFTARRFTGTAARAARQAAARAAGAAKGFGIAAACAAALASSGAAGAAESGKVGLGLPLLTSPFWQSYNNYLTVYAKEMGIDILAPVNSNNDPAQQITDMNNMVNLGAKGIVVGPIDSAAISRALTNASQKDVKVVAVDVAPTQGQVAMVVRADNHAYGEKACRYIGEHVKSGKVVQIMGDLASVNGRDRSEAFRACLKSYPGLSLLEIPAGWKGDVAASALDSLLTANPDVKAIYMQAGGVYLSPTLQTLRRKQLLVPAGDAKHIVIVSNDGIPQEFDAIRKGEIDATVSQPADLYAKYGLYYIKAALEGKTFKPGKTDHDSTIIQLQPGILEDQLPAPLVTKQNVDDKNLWGNTIK; this is translated from the coding sequence ATGGCGTTCGCATCGGGGCCGTTCACGGCCCGCCGCTTCACGGGAACCGCGGCTCGCGCCGCTCGACAGGCCGCGGCGCGCGCGGCCGGCGCGGCGAAGGGCTTCGGCATCGCCGCCGCGTGCGCGGCCGCGCTCGCATCGTCCGGCGCGGCAGGCGCGGCCGAAAGCGGCAAGGTGGGCCTCGGCCTGCCGCTTCTCACGTCGCCGTTCTGGCAGTCGTACAACAACTATCTGACCGTGTACGCGAAGGAGATGGGCATCGACATCCTCGCGCCCGTCAACTCGAACAACGACCCCGCGCAGCAGATCACCGACATGAACAACATGGTGAATCTCGGCGCGAAGGGCATCGTGGTCGGGCCGATCGATTCGGCCGCGATCAGCCGTGCGCTGACGAACGCGTCGCAGAAGGACGTGAAGGTGGTCGCGGTGGACGTCGCGCCGACGCAGGGCCAGGTCGCGATGGTCGTGCGCGCGGACAACCACGCATACGGCGAAAAGGCGTGCCGCTACATCGGCGAGCACGTGAAGTCGGGCAAGGTGGTGCAGATCATGGGCGACCTCGCGTCGGTGAACGGCCGCGACCGCAGCGAGGCGTTCCGCGCGTGCCTGAAGAGCTATCCGGGCCTGTCGCTGCTGGAGATTCCGGCCGGCTGGAAGGGCGACGTCGCGGCGAGCGCGCTCGACAGCCTGCTGACCGCGAACCCGGACGTGAAGGCGATCTACATGCAGGCGGGCGGCGTGTACCTGTCGCCGACGCTGCAGACGCTGCGCCGCAAGCAGTTGCTGGTGCCGGCCGGCGACGCGAAGCACATCGTGATCGTGAGCAACGACGGGATTCCGCAGGAGTTCGACGCGATCCGCAAGGGCGAGATCGACGCGACCGTATCGCAGCCGGCGGACCTGTATGCGAAGTACGGGCTGTACTACATCAAGGCGGCGCTCGAAGGCAAGACGTTCAAGCCGGGCAAGACCGATCACGACAGCACGATCATCCAGCTTCAGCCGGGGATTCTCGAAGACCAGTTGCCGGCGCCGCTCGTGACGAAGCAGAACGTCGACGACAAGAACCTGTGGGGCAACACGATCAAATGA
- a CDS encoding IclR family transcriptional regulator → MDDQATTSGESDARDARDDADRYRAPALDKGLDILELLAEQQGGLTRAEITKALGRNASEIYRMLERLVARQYVTRSEAGDRYTLSLKLFALAHRHPPMERLIAQALPLMQRFANDAEQSCHLAVYDRGNLLVIAQVDGPGTWGISVRLGSRVGLVDTSSGRTILAYQTPEQSAHMLAEHTKVKGEVTIDHAALSAACARIRKAGFSRKDSQQIFGVTDVTFPVLGPSGQAIAALTCPFLKRIDEYVAPSLDDATGMLRKTVDELSVFREPEAAAGGKA, encoded by the coding sequence ATGGACGACCAGGCTACGACCAGCGGCGAATCCGACGCCCGCGACGCCCGCGACGACGCGGACCGCTACCGCGCGCCCGCGCTCGACAAGGGGCTCGACATCCTCGAACTGCTCGCGGAACAGCAGGGCGGGCTGACGCGCGCGGAGATCACGAAGGCGCTCGGCCGCAACGCGAGCGAGATCTACCGGATGCTGGAGCGGCTCGTCGCGCGGCAATACGTGACGCGCTCCGAGGCCGGCGACCGCTACACGCTGAGCCTGAAGCTGTTCGCGCTCGCGCACCGGCATCCGCCGATGGAGCGCCTGATCGCGCAGGCGCTGCCGCTGATGCAGCGTTTCGCGAACGACGCGGAGCAGTCGTGCCATCTCGCGGTGTACGACCGCGGCAACCTGCTGGTGATCGCGCAGGTGGACGGCCCCGGCACGTGGGGCATTTCGGTGCGGCTGGGCTCGCGGGTCGGCCTCGTCGATACGAGTTCGGGGCGCACGATCCTCGCGTACCAGACGCCGGAGCAAAGCGCGCACATGCTCGCGGAGCACACGAAGGTGAAGGGCGAGGTGACGATCGACCACGCGGCGCTGTCGGCCGCGTGCGCGCGGATCCGCAAGGCGGGTTTCTCGCGCAAGGACAGCCAGCAGATATTCGGCGTGACCGACGTGACGTTCCCGGTGCTCGGGCCGTCGGGCCAGGCGATCGCGGCGCTCACGTGCCCGTTCCTGAAGCGGATCGACGAATACGTCGCGCCGTCGCTCGACGATGCGACCGGGATGCTGCGCAAGACCGTCGATGAACTGTCGGTGTTTCGCGAGCCGGAGGCGGCGGCGGGGGGGAAGGCGTAG
- a CDS encoding DUF1493 family protein produces the protein MENRSWESLESFVRREACLSSKIAITPDMSVEGDLGQQGDEADFFMQRFFEAFGIERGDYDFHRYFLMEGEGILYHFLVKYVMRRRHCLKREPLTVGMLHEALLNGKWSAGALSSHDQGSSPSAH, from the coding sequence ATGGAAAATCGTTCATGGGAAAGCCTGGAGTCGTTCGTCAGGAGGGAGGCTTGCCTCTCATCGAAAATAGCGATTACGCCGGATATGTCCGTCGAAGGCGATCTAGGCCAGCAAGGGGACGAAGCCGATTTTTTTATGCAACGGTTCTTTGAGGCTTTCGGTATAGAAAGAGGAGATTACGACTTCCATCGATACTTTTTGATGGAGGGGGAAGGCATTCTGTATCACTTTCTTGTCAAATACGTGATGAGAAGAAGGCACTGTTTAAAAAGAGAACCGCTAACAGTCGGCATGCTTCATGAGGCCTTGCTCAACGGCAAATGGAGCGCTGGGGCACTGTCGTCACACGACCAGGGTTCGTCGCCTTCTGCCCACTAA
- a CDS encoding STM2901 family protein — protein MNDAYNYQGHGNLTPAELFLFIAVAEICDQLDIDDVEAVILILSGLPFLPTRAKPMGATKGTSVASAMSRSLFRYELKRKVLPTFTLNGIRRLRWILTHRLSVFVGRTIPGVGWILLANDVYKITYHTLVKYNRIVMPEDRVF, from the coding sequence ATGAATGACGCATATAATTACCAGGGTCATGGAAACCTCACACCCGCCGAGCTGTTCCTGTTTATCGCGGTAGCTGAAATATGCGATCAGCTCGATATTGACGATGTGGAGGCTGTCATACTAATTCTGTCCGGGCTTCCGTTTCTACCCACGAGAGCCAAACCTATGGGAGCAACAAAAGGCACGTCCGTCGCCTCCGCCATGTCCAGGTCACTGTTCAGGTACGAACTCAAGCGCAAGGTGCTGCCCACATTTACACTGAATGGCATCAGGCGACTCAGGTGGATTCTGACGCACCGGTTAAGCGTGTTTGTCGGTAGGACCATCCCGGGCGTCGGCTGGATACTGTTGGCAAATGACGTTTATAAAATCACGTACCATACACTCGTGAAATACAATCGAATCGTCATGCCTGAAGACAGGGTGTTTTGA
- a CDS encoding GNAT family N-acetyltransferase, producing MTVRNLDAVFQPKSVAVIGASRRPGSIGNMVWQRLIEGGFKGPLWPVNPKYTHDDDGFDGRAVLADAGDLPAPPTVAVICTRPATWPALVHRLGGMGTRAAILVGEARTDDDRADLRHALAAARPHLLRIVGPGSVGALTPALNAQLGAAACVARPGGVAWVSQSNALTNAVLCWAAARGLGFSHAIALGDEADVDAGDVLDYLASDPGTRAILLEVDTVRAARKFMSAARAAARNKPVLALRSGRGEPGDALYTAAFRRAGMVRVDTLDDLLDEIETLGVGRVAASDTATLITSDRGVAAVARDAFGEAGDTLAQWDDAALAAIKAALPRAQAGNPLLLGDDAKPEHFGLALETLGTHRSTGTAFVVHAPTHSAPVEAVARMLIDRQRFAYRGLLASFFGGVDAKTRDLLHAHGIPVHTTPWRLARAFGRLVDYRLGRELLMQTPEGMPASGADAIEAAQTQARAALATGDGELTGDAAAKLLGWFGLETLTPPRDGNATDAAAKQETAKPIVDVSVEFRDDENFGPVFHFVAPSADGVSPPLRVYGLPPLNPVLSRDIVAQSPYVRRVPPAATLAAVTELSQAVCEVREIVGMQLTLRVLPLHTVVVAPRIRLAATRSRFAIVPYPRRLEETVDWDGQRLTVRPIRPEDEEQHRAFVESMTPDDLRLRFFSAVRSLDHSQLARMTQIDYDREMAFVATVVDADGKPRTLGVVRAVADPDNETAEFAVTVLSGLKGRGLGRLLMERIIAYARSRGTHWLLGEALRENSGMIALARASGFTVTPTDDPGVVGFRMALD from the coding sequence GTGACAGTACGCAATCTCGATGCGGTGTTTCAACCGAAGTCCGTCGCCGTGATCGGCGCGTCGCGGCGGCCCGGCAGCATCGGCAACATGGTGTGGCAGCGGCTGATCGAAGGCGGTTTCAAAGGCCCGCTGTGGCCGGTCAATCCCAAATATACGCATGACGACGACGGCTTCGACGGCCGCGCGGTGCTCGCCGATGCCGGCGATCTGCCCGCGCCGCCGACCGTCGCGGTGATCTGCACGCGGCCGGCCACGTGGCCTGCGCTCGTGCACCGGCTCGGCGGGATGGGCACGCGCGCGGCGATCCTCGTGGGCGAAGCGCGCACCGACGACGACCGAGCCGACCTGCGTCACGCGCTCGCGGCCGCGCGGCCGCATCTGCTGCGGATCGTCGGCCCCGGCAGCGTCGGCGCGCTCACGCCCGCGCTGAACGCGCAGCTCGGCGCGGCCGCCTGCGTCGCGCGGCCGGGCGGCGTCGCGTGGGTGTCGCAGTCGAATGCATTGACGAACGCGGTGTTGTGCTGGGCCGCCGCACGCGGCCTCGGTTTCTCGCATGCGATCGCGCTCGGCGACGAGGCCGACGTCGATGCGGGCGACGTGCTCGACTATCTCGCGAGCGACCCCGGCACGCGCGCGATCCTGCTCGAAGTCGATACGGTGCGCGCGGCGCGCAAGTTCATGTCGGCCGCTCGCGCGGCGGCGCGCAACAAGCCGGTGCTCGCGCTGCGCAGCGGCCGCGGCGAGCCGGGCGACGCGCTTTATACGGCCGCGTTCCGGCGCGCGGGGATGGTGCGCGTCGATACGCTCGACGACTTGCTGGACGAAATCGAGACGCTCGGTGTCGGCCGCGTTGCCGCGAGCGACACCGCGACCTTGATTACGAGCGATCGCGGCGTCGCGGCGGTCGCGCGCGACGCGTTCGGCGAGGCGGGCGACACGCTCGCACAATGGGACGACGCCGCGCTCGCCGCGATCAAGGCCGCGTTGCCGCGCGCGCAGGCGGGCAATCCGCTGCTGCTCGGCGACGATGCGAAGCCGGAGCATTTCGGCCTCGCGCTCGAAACGCTCGGCACGCATCGCTCGACCGGCACCGCGTTCGTCGTGCATGCGCCGACGCACAGCGCGCCGGTCGAGGCGGTCGCGCGCATGTTGATCGACAGGCAGCGTTTTGCGTATCGCGGGTTGCTCGCGAGTTTCTTCGGCGGCGTCGATGCGAAAACGCGCGACCTGCTGCACGCGCATGGGATTCCGGTGCATACCACGCCGTGGCGGCTCGCGCGCGCGTTCGGACGTCTCGTCGATTACCGGCTCGGCCGCGAACTGCTGATGCAGACGCCGGAAGGGATGCCCGCGAGCGGCGCGGACGCGATCGAGGCCGCGCAGACGCAGGCGCGCGCGGCGCTCGCGACGGGCGACGGCGAACTGACCGGTGACGCGGCCGCGAAGCTGCTCGGCTGGTTCGGGCTCGAAACGCTGACGCCGCCGCGCGACGGGAACGCGACCGACGCGGCAGCCAAGCAGGAAACCGCGAAGCCGATCGTCGACGTGAGCGTCGAATTCCGCGACGACGAGAACTTCGGCCCGGTGTTCCACTTCGTCGCGCCGTCGGCGGACGGCGTGTCGCCGCCATTGCGCGTGTATGGGCTGCCGCCGCTGAACCCGGTGCTGTCGCGCGACATCGTCGCGCAGTCGCCTTATGTGCGGCGCGTGCCGCCGGCCGCGACGCTCGCCGCGGTGACGGAACTGTCGCAGGCGGTGTGCGAGGTGCGCGAGATCGTCGGTATGCAGTTGACGCTGCGCGTGCTGCCGCTGCACACGGTCGTCGTCGCGCCGCGCATCCGGCTTGCGGCCACGCGCAGCCGTTTCGCGATCGTGCCGTATCCGCGCCGCCTCGAAGAAACGGTCGACTGGGACGGCCAGCGGCTGACGGTCCGACCGATCCGTCCGGAGGACGAGGAGCAGCATCGCGCGTTCGTCGAGTCGATGACGCCGGACGATCTGCGGCTGCGGTTTTTCTCGGCGGTGCGCAGCCTCGATCACTCGCAGCTCGCGCGGATGACGCAGATCGACTACGACCGCGAGATGGCGTTCGTCGCGACGGTCGTCGATGCGGACGGCAAGCCGCGCACGCTCGGCGTCGTGCGTGCGGTTGCGGACCCGGACAACGAGACGGCCGAGTTCGCGGTGACGGTGCTGTCGGGGCTGAAGGGGCGTGGACTCGGGCGTCTGCTGATGGAGCGCATCATCGCGTATGCGCGCTCGCGCGGCACGCACTGGCTGCTCGGCGAGGCGTTGCGCGAGAACTCCGGGATGATTGCGCTCGCGCGTGCGAGCGGCTTCACGGTCACCCCGACCGACGACCCGGGTGTCGTCGGGTTCAGGATGGCGCTGGATTGA
- a CDS encoding peptide chain release factor 3 codes for MSVSELRRRRTFAVISHPDAGKTTLTEKLLLFSGAIQIAGTVKGKKSGRFATSDWMEIEKQRGISVASSVMQFEYGEAVINLLDTPGHEDFSEDTYRVLTAVDAAVMVIDGANGVEAQTLKLLEVCRSRKTPILTFINKLDREVREPLDLLDEIEQHLGVSAVPFTWPIGMGKEFQGVYDVQRDQVRVFRAGADTMGGAVETLQHITDEEGERRFGYHWKRTKEEVELITGATPTFDRDAFLAGEQSPVLFGSAINNFGVKEILDALVDLAPPPSARMTVQRPVEPDEPKFTGVVFKVQANMDLAHRDRVAFIRVCSGRFERGMQLKVTRNNKTFRANNVVSFLSQRRETVAEAYPGDIIGIPNHGTLSLGDTLTEGEDLQFVGLPFFAPEIFQTIEVVDPMRAKQLGEALKQLGEEGAIQVFRPMHGGAMILGAVGQLQFEVVSHRLSAEYKVAVRIMPARYRMSRWVTCDDAGELRRFTDAYAARMAFDASNAPTYLASHVSEIEVAQKAWPKIVFNELREHSGAPFRKAM; via the coding sequence ATGTCAGTCTCCGAACTCAGACGCCGCCGCACGTTTGCGGTCATTTCCCACCCGGACGCGGGCAAGACCACGCTCACGGAAAAGCTGCTGCTGTTTTCCGGCGCGATCCAGATCGCGGGCACCGTGAAGGGCAAGAAAAGCGGCCGCTTTGCGACGTCCGACTGGATGGAGATCGAAAAGCAGCGCGGCATCTCGGTCGCGAGTTCGGTGATGCAGTTCGAGTACGGCGAAGCAGTGATCAACCTGCTCGACACGCCGGGCCACGAGGACTTCTCCGAGGACACGTACCGCGTGTTGACCGCCGTCGATGCGGCGGTGATGGTGATCGACGGCGCGAACGGCGTCGAAGCGCAGACGCTGAAGCTGCTCGAAGTGTGCCGCAGCCGCAAGACGCCGATCCTCACGTTCATCAACAAGCTCGACCGCGAAGTGCGCGAGCCGCTCGACCTGCTCGACGAGATCGAACAGCATCTCGGCGTGTCCGCGGTGCCGTTCACGTGGCCGATCGGGATGGGCAAGGAGTTCCAGGGCGTCTATGACGTGCAGCGCGACCAGGTGCGCGTGTTCCGCGCCGGCGCCGACACGATGGGCGGCGCGGTGGAAACGCTGCAGCACATCACGGACGAGGAAGGCGAGCGCCGCTTCGGTTATCACTGGAAGCGCACCAAGGAAGAGGTCGAACTGATTACCGGCGCGACGCCGACGTTCGACCGCGACGCGTTCCTCGCCGGCGAGCAGTCGCCGGTGCTGTTCGGCTCCGCGATCAACAACTTCGGCGTGAAGGAAATTCTCGATGCGCTCGTCGATCTCGCGCCGCCGCCGTCCGCGCGGATGACCGTGCAGCGCCCGGTCGAGCCGGACGAGCCGAAGTTCACCGGCGTCGTGTTCAAGGTGCAGGCGAACATGGACCTCGCGCACCGCGACCGCGTCGCGTTCATCCGCGTGTGTTCGGGCCGCTTCGAGCGCGGCATGCAGTTGAAGGTCACGCGCAACAACAAGACGTTCCGCGCGAACAACGTCGTGAGCTTCCTGTCACAGCGTCGCGAGACGGTGGCGGAGGCGTACCCCGGCGACATCATCGGGATACCGAATCACGGCACGCTGAGCCTCGGCGACACGCTGACCGAAGGCGAGGACCTGCAGTTCGTCGGCCTGCCGTTCTTCGCGCCGGAAATCTTCCAGACCATCGAGGTGGTCGATCCGATGCGCGCGAAGCAGCTTGGCGAAGCACTGAAGCAGCTCGGCGAGGAAGGCGCGATCCAGGTGTTCCGGCCGATGCACGGCGGCGCGATGATTCTCGGCGCGGTCGGCCAGCTTCAGTTCGAAGTCGTGTCGCACCGGCTGTCGGCCGAGTACAAGGTGGCCGTGCGGATCATGCCCGCGCGCTACCGGATGTCGCGCTGGGTCACGTGCGACGACGCGGGCGAACTGCGCCGCTTCACCGACGCCTACGCGGCGCGGATGGCGTTCGACGCGTCGAACGCGCCGACCTATCTCGCGTCGCACGTCTCCGAGATCGAGGTCGCGCAGAAAGCGTGGCCGAAGATCGTGTTCAACGAACTGCGCGAGCATTCGGGCGCGCCGTTCCGCAAGGCGATGTGA
- a CDS encoding H-NS histone family protein, with amino-acid sequence MPSYKQLTAQLEKLHKEVAAAREKEIADAIADIRAKIAEYDITPEELGFSSRPANGARKRPLPPRYRNPKTGETWSGRGRAPGWLAGKNRDRFLIKD; translated from the coding sequence ATGCCGAGCTACAAGCAACTGACCGCCCAGCTGGAAAAACTGCATAAAGAAGTCGCGGCAGCGCGCGAGAAGGAAATCGCCGACGCGATTGCGGATATCCGGGCGAAGATCGCCGAATACGACATCACGCCGGAGGAACTCGGCTTTTCGAGCCGTCCGGCGAACGGTGCGCGCAAGCGCCCGCTGCCGCCGCGCTATCGCAATCCGAAGACGGGCGAAACATGGAGCGGCCGTGGCCGTGCGCCGGGCTGGCTGGCCGGCAAGAATCGCGACCGTTTCCTCATCAAGGACTAA
- a CDS encoding BON domain-containing protein has product MASFARTASAQASSPSSSHEPARKNWYGDPFFSLSSTADGACPLPLGPRMTRAEADDDAHYRVERGTSCWLAHRCTKPNSYLYDADIATAIRKRMHDAPVLARTSIWITVQRRFVYADGCVPDGFDRQALQRQLEAIPDVERVFVRVTPNPRALLPYPTLPAFPTPRPPAAPG; this is encoded by the coding sequence ATGGCGTCCTTCGCGCGGACCGCATCCGCGCAGGCGTCGTCCCCTTCCTCTTCGCATGAGCCGGCGCGCAAGAACTGGTACGGCGATCCGTTCTTCTCGCTGTCGTCCACGGCGGACGGCGCGTGTCCGCTGCCGCTCGGCCCACGGATGACCCGCGCCGAAGCCGACGACGACGCGCATTACCGCGTCGAGCGCGGCACCAGTTGCTGGCTCGCGCATCGCTGCACGAAGCCGAATTCGTATCTGTACGACGCCGACATCGCGACGGCGATCCGCAAGCGGATGCACGACGCGCCGGTGCTTGCGCGCACGAGCATCTGGATCACCGTGCAGCGGCGCTTCGTGTACGCGGACGGCTGCGTGCCCGACGGCTTCGACCGGCAGGCGCTGCAACGGCAACTGGAAGCGATTCCGGACGTCGAGCGGGTATTCGTGCGCGTGACGCCGAACCCGCGCGCGCTGTTGCCTTATCCCACACTCCCGGCGTTTCCCACGCCTCGCCCGCCTGCCGCGCCCGGCTGA
- a CDS encoding DUF4148 domain-containing protein yields the protein MKSIVKAASVAVALIVPALSFAQTAQPLTRAEVRAEQAAYAKAGFNPARMNPQTWVTDVQAASARVAAQRQAAAETVGFGPSVDGTSQSGGAASAAR from the coding sequence GTGAAAAGCATCGTCAAAGCAGCATCCGTTGCCGTCGCCCTGATCGTTCCCGCGCTGTCGTTCGCGCAGACCGCGCAGCCGCTCACGCGCGCCGAGGTCCGCGCGGAGCAGGCCGCGTATGCGAAGGCCGGCTTCAACCCCGCGCGGATGAATCCGCAAACCTGGGTCACCGATGTGCAGGCCGCCAGCGCGCGCGTCGCCGCGCAACGGCAGGCCGCCGCCGAGACGGTCGGCTTCGGGCCGTCCGTCGATGGCACGTCGCAGAGCGGCGGCGCGGCTTCGGCCGCGCGTTAA
- a CDS encoding MlaA family lipoprotein: MQRNPVQRVSIRRPFAAVAAALASLLALAGCASAPQHHAGDPFEPMNRAVFSFNEGLDQHVAKPVATGYTKITPQPLREAISNVFSNLGDVGNFANDLLQLKVTDATEDLMRVAFNTTFGLGGLIDWASAAGLPKHQQDFGLTLGHYGVPAGPYLVLPLFGPSSVRDASGWVVSSAASPTTYLTASASVPIYGANVVSSRADMLGATNLLEQAALDKYSFVRDAYTQRRAYLIDGGSKLPAYGDDDDNDNDNDDAASANAAAPGDAAPRVEGAIASAPAEARDGPGQPAVAVRR; this comes from the coding sequence ATGCAACGCAATCCCGTGCAGCGGGTTTCCATTCGCCGGCCGTTCGCGGCGGTCGCCGCCGCGCTCGCTTCGCTGCTCGCGCTGGCCGGTTGTGCGTCCGCCCCGCAGCATCACGCGGGCGACCCGTTCGAGCCGATGAACCGCGCGGTGTTCTCGTTCAACGAGGGCCTCGACCAGCACGTCGCGAAGCCGGTTGCGACCGGCTACACGAAGATCACGCCGCAGCCGCTGCGCGAGGCGATCAGCAACGTGTTCTCGAATCTCGGCGACGTCGGCAACTTCGCGAACGACCTGCTGCAACTGAAGGTCACCGACGCAACCGAGGACCTGATGCGCGTCGCGTTCAACACGACGTTCGGCCTTGGCGGGCTGATCGACTGGGCGTCGGCGGCGGGGCTGCCGAAGCATCAGCAGGACTTCGGGTTGACGCTCGGCCATTACGGCGTGCCGGCCGGCCCGTATCTCGTGCTGCCGCTGTTCGGCCCGAGTTCGGTGCGCGACGCGAGCGGCTGGGTGGTTTCGAGCGCGGCGTCGCCGACCACGTATCTGACGGCGAGCGCGAGCGTGCCGATCTACGGCGCGAACGTCGTCAGTTCGCGCGCGGACATGCTCGGCGCGACGAACCTGCTCGAACAGGCGGCGCTCGACAAATACAGCTTCGTGCGCGACGCGTATACGCAGCGGCGCGCGTATCTGATCGACGGCGGCAGCAAACTGCCTGCGTACGGCGACGATGACGACAACGACAACGACAACGACGATGCGGCGAGCGCCAACGCTGCGGCCCCCGGCGACGCCGCGCCGCGCGTCGAAGGCGCGATCGCGTCGGCACCGGCGGAAGCGCGTGACGGACCCGGGCAACCGGCCGTCGCGGTCCGGCGGTGA